One Arcobacter sp. F2176 genomic region harbors:
- a CDS encoding filamentous hemagglutinin N-terminal domain-containing protein: MKNNYEYKSRFRILKNGKVALIISSLLGSITLVSASPSDGVVTTGTATISQTANTTTINQTSNKASINWQSFSVKPNETVNFVQPNSSSVTLNRVIGVTSSLIEGTINANGQVFLLNPNGIVFSKGSSVNVGGLVASTLNMSDEDFQAGNYTLSGNSTNSILNLGTITANSNGYVVLAGKSVSNEGLIKATLGDIHLVGASKISLNINGNSLIKLTIDKGILDSLVENKGIIQVAGGEIYLTTQALDTVLNGVVNNTGIIEADSIDTHNGKIVLYAHGGTTIVDGTLSAQNGFIETSGKVLGIKDTSTIKTKTWLLDPTDITIESSGGTDLAGSSIKATTISTALNGGTNVILQADNDINVNETINWTQSLLTLNAGNDININTALNATNTAGLSLLYAQTTSTGTYNINAPINLASTGSFSTKYSADAVKNYTIITSLGAEGSTTTTDLQGMNGNVLINYVLGSNIDASATSSWNSGAGFDPMGRINGHFGGIFDGLGHTVSNLFINYGSGNNIGLIGATTASSIVKNVGVIDVDFTGDGFVGGVVGGNAGIVENAYSTGEVKGTLNVGGLVGVNQGKIQNSHSSAIVSGTSNSAGGLVGAMGTALATIKNSYATGNVSGGIRIGGLIGYMTAGSITGSYATGNVTGTSNLGGFVGEMRNNTSTITNSYATGSVSNGTRIGGFVGTLDSQARITNSYATGKVSNGTDMGGFVGNSSGSFITNSYWDIDTTEQANGFNQNAGGNFTNLTGIHSSTGTIDAFTQATYTGFDFTNDWIIYEGNTRPLLRTFMTHLTVTAKDATKTYDGNVYNGANGVTYSTTTNSNLLGTLNYGTDKNVGTYTLTPSGLYSNQQGYIISYANGTLKINPRPASTNQTFDTSEIKQIKTPVQNGIAFRVDNIEQQINIASIKPPTNIVNNGVKLPAGLINN, translated from the coding sequence ATGAAAAATAATTATGAATATAAATCAAGATTTAGAATTCTAAAAAATGGTAAAGTAGCCTTAATCATAAGTAGCCTTTTAGGTAGTATTACCCTTGTTAGTGCATCCCCAAGTGATGGAGTAGTCACAACAGGAACGGCAACTATTTCCCAAACCGCAAATACCACAACCATAAATCAAACCTCTAATAAAGCCAGTATAAACTGGCAAAGCTTTAGTGTAAAACCAAATGAAACAGTAAATTTTGTACAACCAAATAGCTCTTCTGTAACTTTAAATAGAGTTATAGGAGTAACAAGCTCCTTAATAGAAGGAACAATAAACGCAAACGGTCAAGTGTTTTTATTAAATCCAAATGGCATCGTCTTTTCAAAAGGCTCAAGTGTAAATGTAGGAGGATTAGTAGCTTCAACGCTAAATATGAGTGATGAAGATTTCCAAGCAGGAAACTATACTCTAAGTGGTAATAGTACAAACTCTATTTTAAACTTAGGAACCATAACAGCAAACTCAAATGGATATGTAGTCCTAGCAGGAAAAAGTGTTTCTAATGAAGGATTAATCAAAGCAACCTTAGGTGATATTCATTTGGTAGGTGCAAGTAAAATAAGCCTAAATATCAATGGAAATTCTTTAATTAAACTAACTATTGATAAAGGTATATTAGATTCTTTAGTAGAAAATAAAGGAATCATACAAGTAGCTGGCGGAGAAATATATCTTACAACTCAAGCTTTAGATACAGTTTTAAATGGAGTAGTCAATAATACAGGGATAATAGAAGCAGACTCAATAGATACCCATAATGGAAAAATAGTTCTTTATGCTCATGGAGGAACTACGATTGTTGATGGAACTTTATCCGCACAAAATGGATTTATTGAAACTTCTGGAAAAGTACTTGGGATAAAAGATACTTCTACTATTAAAACTAAAACTTGGTTACTTGATCCAACAGATATTACTATTGAATCAAGTGGCGGAACAGACCTTGCAGGTTCTAGTATAAAAGCAACTACTATATCAACAGCTTTAAATGGTGGGACAAATGTAATACTACAAGCTGATAATGATATTAATGTAAATGAAACTATAAATTGGACGCAAAGTCTTCTTACATTGAATGCAGGAAATGATATAAATATTAATACAGCTTTAAATGCAACTAATACAGCTGGTTTGTCTTTACTCTATGCTCAAACAACATCAACCGGAACCTATAATATAAATGCTCCTATAAATTTAGCCTCAACTGGAAGTTTCTCAACTAAATACTCAGCAGATGCAGTCAAAAATTACACGATTATAACTTCTTTAGGAGCTGAAGGTTCAACAACAACAACTGACTTACAAGGGATGAACGGAAATGTATTAATTAATTATGTCTTGGGTTCAAATATAGATGCAAGTGCTACTTCTTCTTGGAATAGTGGAGCTGGATTTGACCCTATGGGACGTATAAATGGACATTTTGGAGGTATTTTTGATGGTCTTGGTCATACTGTTTCTAACCTTTTTATTAATTATGGGTCAGGAAATAATATAGGATTAATTGGAGCAACAACAGCAAGTTCTATAGTAAAAAATGTTGGAGTTATTGATGTTGATTTTACGGGTGATGGCTTCGTTGGTGGAGTTGTTGGAGGAAATGCTGGGATAGTTGAAAATGCATATTCTACAGGGGAGGTAAAAGGTACTTTAAATGTTGGTGGCCTTGTTGGAGTAAATCAAGGTAAAATTCAAAATTCACATTCAAGTGCAATTGTTAGTGGTACTAGTAATAGTGCTGGTGGTTTAGTTGGAGCTATGGGGACTGCTTTAGCAACTATCAAAAACTCTTATGCAACTGGAAATGTAAGTGGTGGTATCCGTATAGGAGGTCTTATTGGATACATGACTGCTGGTTCAATTACAGGTTCTTATGCGACAGGAAATGTTACAGGTACAAGTAATCTTGGTGGTTTTGTGGGAGAAATGAGAAATAATACTTCAACTATCACAAATTCCTATGCAACGGGAAGTGTAAGCAATGGTACTCGTATTGGTGGATTTGTAGGAACTTTAGATAGTCAGGCAAGGATTACAAACTCTTATGCAACAGGAAAAGTAAGTAATGGTACTGATATGGGTGGATTTGTTGGAAATTCTTCAGGTTCTTTTATTACAAACTCATATTGGGATATAGATACTACTGAACAAGCAAATGGATTTAATCAAAATGCTGGTGGAAATTTTACAAACCTCACAGGGATACATAGTTCAACAGGAACAATAGATGCCTTTACACAAGCAACTTACACAGGATTTGACTTCACAAATGACTGGATAATCTACGAAGGAAACACCAGACCACTTTTAAGAACTTTTATGACACACTTAACTGTTACAGCAAAGGATGCCACAAAAACCTATGATGGGAATGTTTATAATGGAGCCAATGGAGTAACATACTCTACAACTACTAACAGTAATCTTTTAGGAACACTCAATTATGGTACTGATAAAAATGTAGGTACTTATACCTTAACTCCATCAGGATTATACTCAAACCAACAAGGATATATTATCTCTTATGCTAATGGAACATTAAAGATAAATCCAAGACCAGCATCAACTAATCAAACCTTTGATACAAGTGAAATAAAACAAATTAAAACCCCTGTACAAAATGGAATAGCATTTAGAGTAGATAATATAGAACAACAAATTAATATAGCAAGTATTAAACCTCCAACTAACATAGTAAACAATGGTGTTAAATTACCAGCGGGATTAATAAATAATTAG